GCACAGGACTAAGCCGCCGGGGTTTCCTACGCGCCTCCGCGCTCGGGGTGGGCCTCACGGCGCTCACCACGCCACTGCTCGCCGCCTGCGGTGACGGGGGTGGCGCCGGCGGCGGTGTGAGCACCTCCGGGCTCGCCGCGGTGCTCCCCGACCACGTACCGCTCACCGGTGGAGTGAAGCCCGACATCCCGAGCGTGACCGGTGCGAACGGCGCCGTCACCGAGCCGGGATACCTGAACTACCCCGCCCACCTCGTCAGGGCGGTGAGCAAGACGCCCGGCGCGGGCGGCTCCTACAGTGCGATCACGCCGCTGTGGGGTGCCATACCTCCGGCCGGCAATGCGTACTACCGGGCCGTCAACAAGGCGCTCGGCGCGACCATCGACCTGCAGCCGGCCAACGGAAACACCTATGACACCACCATTCCGACGCTGGTCGCCGGGGACAAGCTGCCGGACTGGATCCAGCTGCCGAGCCAGTGGAACACCAACTTCAACGTAGGTGCGCTGGCCGCGACGAGGTTCGCCGACCTGACCCCGTACCTGTCGGGCAGCAACATCAGGAAGTATCCGAACCTCGCGGCGATCTCGACAGGCGGCTGGAAGGCCGGGGCCTGGGAGGGGAAGCTGTACGGCTTGCCGTGCTTCGCCCAGGGGGACGCGTTCCACAGTGCGCTCTTCTACCGCAAGGACGTCTTCGACGCCCGGGGCGTCAACCCCGACGACGTCAGGTCCACCGACGACCTGCTGCATCTGGGTGCGGAGCTGAGCGCGCCCGCGTCCAACGTATGGGCCTTCGACCAGCTCTGGCTGATGATCCAGCAGATGTTCGGTGCGCCCACCGGCTTCTACGTCGACAGCGGCAAGTTGGTCCATGCCTTCGAATCACCCAGGACGGAGGCCGCGCTCGAATTCGCGTACAGGCTCGCGAAGTCCGGCTACATGCATCCCAGTGCGCTGGCGAACGACACCAGCAACAAGACCCAGCGCTTCTACAGCGGCAACGTGCTGGTGACAGCGGACGGGCCGGGTCAGTGG
This DNA window, taken from Phaeacidiphilus oryzae TH49, encodes the following:
- a CDS encoding ABC transporter substrate-binding protein; translation: MGTDRTGLSRRGFLRASALGVGLTALTTPLLAACGDGGGAGGGVSTSGLAAVLPDHVPLTGGVKPDIPSVTGANGAVTEPGYLNYPAHLVRAVSKTPGAGGSYSAITPLWGAIPPAGNAYYRAVNKALGATIDLQPANGNTYDTTIPTLVAGDKLPDWIQLPSQWNTNFNVGALAATRFADLTPYLSGSNIRKYPNLAAISTGGWKAGAWEGKLYGLPCFAQGDAFHSALFYRKDVFDARGVNPDDVRSTDDLLHLGAELSAPASNVWAFDQLWLMIQQMFGAPTGFYVDSGKLVHAFESPRTEAALEFAYRLAKSGYMHPSALANDTSNKTQRFYSGNVLVTADGPGQWNVSDARQGQAANPRYQRGAFKLFSSDGSTPTIELGPSTGIVSYLNRRLSSAQIEECLRIADYLAAPFGSIEYQLINFGVEGVHWTKSANGPAYTATGQRDCSQPTYQFLSAPESHVNSPGYDSVTRGYCAWVAHAVKYARKPVFWDINATPPTRFSSASTAQQVNDIITQVTCGTKTVADFKSAVRTWKSSGGGAMVDWYQKNVLDKYGTGQ